A window of the Sporosarcina sp. FSL K6-2383 genome harbors these coding sequences:
- the folP gene encoding dihydropteroate synthase, which translates to MELANARGVYKFGETEMDFHKETVIMGILNVTPDSFSDGGKFGQMDAALEHVEEMLRDGAKIIDIGGESTRPGHAPVSLAQELERTVPIIEAIAKEFGCVVSIDTYKAGVAEEAIKAGAQIINDIWGAKREPVIADVAAKYKVPIILMHNREKAEYGEPFMDTVVADLEESVGIAIAAGVAHDNIWLDPGIGFARNTMQNIWTMQGLRRISNMGYPVLLGTSRKSLIGNVLELPVEERLEGTGATVCYGIEHGCHIMRVHDVKEIAKMAKMMDVLTGKTVFEG; encoded by the coding sequence ATGGAGTTGGCGAATGCGCGTGGTGTGTACAAATTTGGCGAGACGGAAATGGATTTTCATAAAGAAACGGTGATCATGGGTATTTTAAACGTGACGCCGGATTCCTTTTCGGACGGCGGGAAATTTGGGCAGATGGATGCGGCGCTTGAACATGTGGAAGAAATGCTCCGTGACGGGGCGAAAATTATCGATATCGGTGGAGAGTCAACGCGACCGGGGCATGCGCCGGTTTCGTTGGCGCAGGAGCTTGAACGAACGGTGCCGATTATTGAAGCAATCGCCAAAGAATTTGGCTGTGTAGTGTCGATTGATACATATAAAGCGGGAGTGGCGGAAGAGGCTATCAAAGCGGGCGCGCAAATCATTAATGATATATGGGGTGCAAAACGTGAACCGGTTATCGCAGATGTTGCGGCGAAATATAAGGTTCCTATTATCTTGATGCATAACCGTGAAAAAGCGGAGTACGGTGAACCTTTCATGGACACGGTTGTAGCCGATTTGGAAGAAAGTGTCGGCATTGCGATTGCGGCAGGTGTTGCGCATGATAACATATGGCTAGATCCGGGCATTGGGTTTGCGAGAAATACGATGCAAAATATATGGACAATGCAAGGGTTGCGTCGGATTTCTAACATGGGTTATCCGGTTTTATTAGGCACTTCACGAAAATCATTAATTGGCAATGTACTAGAGCTGCCTGTCGAGGAACGATTGGAAGGTACAGGCGCGACGGTTTGTTATGGAATTGAGCATGGTTGTCATATTATGCGTGTTCATGATGTAAAGGAAATTGCAAAAATGGCAAAAATGATGGATGTTTTAACGGGGAAAACGGTATTTGAAGGGTAG
- a CDS encoding peptidyl-prolyl cis-trans isomerase produces the protein MKYSRNPKSEPASSQKRKLKTKPLLLLIGILFAFNILWFIGWLIPDQKPKQTGEEVASVAGEPITREQWMTAMEKEVGRETLLELVNNKVMEVAAKRYEIDVSDQEIDLEVALIRSVDGRSYTGLDMEKRRQKIRANLILEKVLTKDIVVEDAEIEKHYDENASLYNISTAYRTAIIVVPTHDEAKQAVEELSKGSSFDMLAKERSTDLASASLGGDIGYVNKSTNAIDKEIVQVAVDMKSSTTSGVIALSDGTFAIIHVSEVVEGQSFTLNEVNDHIRRELALEQLPQSVNPEAFWSEFDAEWFYSK, from the coding sequence AATAGGTATCCTCTTTGCTTTTAATATTTTGTGGTTCATTGGCTGGCTGATACCCGATCAGAAGCCTAAGCAAACGGGTGAGGAAGTGGCGTCGGTTGCTGGCGAGCCGATCACAAGAGAACAATGGATGACCGCGATGGAAAAAGAAGTAGGGCGTGAAACTCTGCTGGAGCTTGTCAATAACAAGGTAATGGAAGTCGCCGCAAAGCGATATGAAATTGACGTATCCGACCAGGAAATCGACCTCGAAGTAGCGCTCATTCGCTCGGTGGATGGCCGCTCCTATACAGGTTTAGACATGGAGAAGAGGCGTCAAAAAATCCGCGCCAATCTCATCCTTGAAAAAGTTCTGACGAAGGACATCGTCGTTGAGGATGCCGAGATTGAGAAGCATTATGACGAAAATGCTTCCCTTTATAATATTTCAACCGCCTATCGAACAGCTATCATCGTTGTTCCGACGCATGATGAAGCAAAGCAAGCCGTGGAAGAGCTATCGAAAGGGTCGAGCTTCGATATGCTAGCGAAAGAGCGTTCAACGGATCTTGCTTCTGCAAGTCTTGGTGGAGACATTGGTTATGTGAACAAATCGACGAATGCTATCGATAAGGAAATTGTACAGGTTGCAGTCGATATGAAAAGTTCCACGACGAGTGGGGTTATTGCTTTGAGTGACGGTACGTTTGCGATTATTCATGTAAGTGAAGTGGTAGAAGGTCAGTCATTTACATTGAATGAGGTAAACGATCATATTAGACGTGAGCTTGCATTGGAGCAACTTCCGCAGTCTGTGAACCCAGAGGCATTTTGGAGCGAGTTTGATGCAGAGTGGTTTTATAGTAAATAA
- the pabC gene encoding aminodeoxychorismate lyase: MWCWMNGEFMRAEDLRISPFDHGFLYGTGFFETFRTYDSNVLLFDEHMERLHVALKEYRITMPYTNADILAVVQMLGEKSGNKDGYFRLNVSAGVHDIGLAPSSYATPNVIIFRKALAPAVIGMEKKAVWLETTRNQPESAVRHKSHNFLNNVRGRLELPSLKDAEGLFVTSEGFVAEGVTSNVFWLKDGELFTPAIETGILPGTTRAFIMEMARTAGITVHEGCYGKEHMESADEAFVTNAVQELVPLAAIGDILLPGDSGFYYQKLHELYRQAIRDMKEGDD, encoded by the coding sequence ATGTGGTGTTGGATGAATGGTGAATTCATGCGGGCGGAGGATTTGAGAATATCTCCGTTTGATCACGGTTTTCTGTATGGTACTGGTTTTTTCGAAACGTTTAGGACGTATGATAGCAACGTTTTGTTGTTTGATGAACATATGGAGCGATTACATGTTGCCCTCAAGGAGTACCGAATTACGATGCCTTATACAAATGCAGATATACTTGCTGTTGTTCAGATGCTTGGTGAAAAGTCGGGGAATAAAGACGGCTATTTTCGACTCAATGTTTCAGCAGGTGTTCATGATATAGGACTAGCCCCTTCATCATACGCAACGCCAAACGTTATTATATTTAGAAAAGCGTTGGCTCCGGCTGTTATAGGTATGGAGAAAAAGGCGGTTTGGCTCGAGACGACGCGTAATCAGCCGGAAAGCGCAGTGCGTCACAAATCGCATAACTTCTTGAATAATGTGCGTGGACGGTTGGAATTGCCTTCGTTAAAAGATGCGGAGGGCCTGTTTGTGACAAGTGAGGGGTTTGTAGCTGAAGGGGTGACGTCAAACGTCTTTTGGCTGAAGGATGGTGAATTGTTCACGCCGGCGATTGAAACGGGAATTTTGCCGGGAACGACGCGTGCGTTTATCATGGAAATGGCTAGAACTGCTGGGATTACTGTTCATGAAGGGTGTTATGGTAAAGAACATATGGAATCTGCGGATGAAGCATTTGTCACGAATGCTGTGCAGGAGCTCGTACCGTTAGCGGCAATCGGGGATATCTTGCTTCCGGGAGATTCGGGATTTTATTATCAAAAGCTTCACGAATTATATAGACAGGCGATAAGGGATATGAAAGAAGGCGACGATTGA
- a CDS encoding anthranilate synthase component I family protein yields the protein MQGRQPVYTTAEMTKEQFFYAYKELAHQNERHLLLESGRSGALCMAGIDPLVTLQTLEGDKLKLTWRDGKEEVRQGEPLALLNDFAQSFEMDTVSALSDFQGGLMGFISYDYARRYEPIQVDTVDDLETPDLYFYLFDRWAVLDMQTETAYFIALPNRDLDVVEVKDEWLAAASEGLKKQVFVPGRATEVSSASDDLAVAVTGPQFEQMVRDVQSYIASGDVVQVNLSVRQSKPLAAHPLDMYEALRSFNPSPYMASIGAPEFAVVSGSPELLLKKRGEELSTRPIGGTRPRGMNDEEDAALKAELLSNDKETGEHIMLVDLEKEDFERVCAPGTVETDEFMVVEKYSHVMHLVSNVRGTATQGISNADIIKGVFPGGSITGSPKLRTMEIIEELEPTRRGLYTGSIGWIGFNGDMELNIVIRTAYIKDGITHIQAGAGLVADSVPEAEYIESLNKAKALWQAKAMAEN from the coding sequence ATGCAAGGACGACAACCAGTATATACAACGGCGGAAATGACGAAAGAACAATTTTTCTACGCGTATAAAGAGTTGGCGCATCAGAATGAGCGCCATCTACTACTTGAAAGTGGACGGAGCGGTGCGTTATGTATGGCTGGAATTGATCCGCTTGTGACATTGCAAACACTTGAGGGTGATAAATTAAAACTTACTTGGCGTGATGGTAAGGAAGAAGTGCGTCAAGGGGAGCCGTTGGCATTATTGAACGATTTTGCTCAATCATTCGAAATGGATACAGTTTCGGCGCTGTCGGATTTTCAAGGCGGATTAATGGGTTTCATCAGTTATGATTATGCGCGTCGCTATGAACCGATTCAGGTAGATACGGTAGATGATTTGGAGACACCTGATCTCTATTTCTATTTATTTGATCGTTGGGCGGTATTGGATATGCAAACGGAAACTGCTTATTTCATAGCACTACCGAATCGTGATTTGGATGTTGTAGAGGTGAAAGATGAATGGTTAGCTGCAGCTTCGGAAGGGTTGAAAAAACAAGTTTTCGTACCTGGAAGAGCGACAGAAGTTTCTTCGGCGTCTGATGATCTTGCGGTAGCTGTAACGGGACCGCAATTTGAACAGATGGTACGTGATGTGCAAAGTTATATTGCGAGTGGAGACGTTGTGCAAGTAAATCTATCTGTACGACAATCGAAACCGTTGGCGGCGCACCCGCTTGACATGTATGAGGCGCTTCGTTCATTCAACCCATCGCCTTATATGGCGTCAATTGGTGCGCCGGAATTTGCAGTCGTTTCAGGTTCGCCTGAGCTGTTGTTGAAAAAACGTGGGGAAGAACTGAGCACGCGACCGATTGGTGGGACGAGACCTAGAGGGATGAATGACGAGGAAGATGCTGCACTGAAGGCGGAGTTATTGTCGAATGATAAAGAGACCGGCGAGCATATTATGCTAGTTGACTTGGAAAAGGAAGATTTTGAGCGTGTTTGTGCACCCGGTACAGTAGAAACGGATGAGTTCATGGTCGTGGAAAAATATTCGCACGTTATGCACTTAGTATCGAATGTTCGGGGGACTGCGACGCAAGGTATATCCAATGCGGATATTATTAAAGGTGTTTTCCCAGGCGGTTCCATTACAGGTTCGCCTAAATTGCGGACGATGGAAATTATCGAGGAATTGGAGCCGACACGTAGAGGTCTATATACTGGGTCGATTGGGTGGATTGGTTTTAATGGGGATATGGAATTAAATATTGTTATTCGTACGGCTTACATCAAAGACGGGATCACACATATTCAGGCAGGGGCAGGTTTGGTCGCTGATTCAGTGCCTGAAGCCGAGTATATCGAGTCGTTGAATAAAGCGAAAGCGTTATGGCAAGCAAAGGCGATGGCGGAAAACTGA
- the folB gene encoding dihydroneopterin aldolase, with product MDYIHLNEMEFYGYHGALPEENKLGQRFRVTVSLATDLSEAGKTDNLDKTVNYAKVYNVCRAIVEGEPVKLIETVAEKIAANVMEEFEAKVTGVRVVLIKPDPPIPGHYASVSVDITRGRFI from the coding sequence ATGGATTATATTCATCTAAACGAAATGGAGTTCTACGGCTATCATGGTGCGTTGCCTGAGGAAAATAAATTGGGCCAGCGTTTTCGTGTGACGGTGTCACTTGCGACGGATCTTTCGGAAGCGGGGAAAACCGATAATCTAGATAAAACCGTGAACTATGCGAAGGTCTATAATGTGTGTCGTGCGATTGTGGAAGGTGAGCCGGTGAAATTAATTGAAACAGTCGCAGAAAAGATTGCAGCTAATGTAATGGAGGAGTTTGAGGCTAAGGTGACGGGCGTCCGTGTTGTGCTGATCAAACCGGATCCTCCGATTCCAGGTCATTACGCGTCGGTGTCTGTCGATATCACGAGAGGGCGTTTCATATGA
- the folK gene encoding 2-amino-4-hydroxy-6-hydroxymethyldihydropteridine diphosphokinase, with translation MTVAYLSIGSNIGDRLEHLVEAVRALHFRDEVEVLSVSSIYETAPVGYTDQADFLNVTVCVETIARAFDLLEICQEIERELGRVRAIRWGPRTVDLDILLYGVDNIEAENLVVPHPRMHERAFVLIPLLEIAPTIAHPATGKLFSEEFAVQDGGVILWKKVDGVGHFLQLKG, from the coding sequence ATGACTGTAGCGTATTTGTCGATTGGTTCGAATATCGGTGATCGGTTGGAGCATCTAGTTGAGGCGGTACGGGCACTTCATTTTCGAGATGAGGTGGAGGTGTTGTCTGTTTCCTCTATCTATGAAACGGCGCCAGTTGGTTATACGGATCAAGCGGATTTTTTGAACGTGACAGTATGTGTAGAAACTATTGCGAGGGCCTTTGATTTGTTGGAGATTTGTCAGGAGATTGAGCGGGAGCTTGGTCGGGTACGGGCGATAAGATGGGGTCCTCGAACGGTTGACCTCGACATCTTACTGTATGGTGTCGACAATATAGAAGCGGAGAATTTAGTTGTACCACATCCCCGAATGCATGAGCGGGCATTTGTGCTCATTCCACTTTTGGAGATTGCTCCTACAATCGCACATCCGGCAACAGGGAAATTATTTTCGGAGGAATTTGCTGTTCAAGACGGTGGCGTAATACTTTGGAAGAAGGTTGACGGAGTCG
- the cysK gene encoding cysteine synthase A, whose protein sequence is MTLVGNSVADLVGKTPLVKLNRLTGPEDAEVYLKLEYFNPGSSVKDRIALAMIEAAEKSGDLKEGGTIIEPTSGNTGIGLAMIAAAKGYKAVLVMPDTMSTERRNLLRAYGADLILTPGAEGMKGAIAKADELAKENGWYVPQQFNNEANPEVHRLTTGPEIADALDRVDAFVSGIGTGGTITGAGSVLKERFPDVKIIAVEPTDSAILSGGKPGPHKIQGIGAGFVPEVLDTKIYDEIALVTNDEAYDTARRAAREEGILGGVSSGAAIFVALQAAKKLGKGKKVVAILPSNGERYLSTPLYQFDEE, encoded by the coding sequence ATGACGTTAGTTGGAAACTCTGTTGCGGACTTGGTTGGAAAGACACCACTTGTTAAATTGAATAGATTGACAGGGCCGGAGGATGCAGAAGTCTATTTGAAACTGGAGTACTTCAATCCGGGTTCTAGTGTGAAAGACCGTATTGCACTTGCGATGATTGAAGCGGCTGAAAAGTCTGGAGACCTCAAAGAAGGTGGCACGATTATTGAGCCGACAAGTGGTAACACGGGAATTGGTCTTGCGATGATTGCAGCTGCAAAAGGTTATAAAGCCGTGCTAGTCATGCCGGATACGATGAGTACGGAACGTCGTAATTTGTTGCGTGCATATGGTGCAGATCTTATTTTGACGCCAGGTGCTGAAGGAATGAAGGGCGCCATTGCTAAGGCGGATGAATTAGCGAAAGAAAATGGCTGGTACGTTCCACAGCAATTTAATAATGAAGCAAATCCAGAAGTACACCGTTTAACAACGGGTCCTGAAATTGCAGATGCACTTGATCGTGTCGATGCGTTTGTTTCTGGCATTGGAACAGGCGGTACGATTACAGGCGCAGGAAGTGTCCTGAAAGAACGTTTCCCTGATGTGAAAATTATTGCGGTTGAACCGACAGACTCAGCTATTCTATCTGGTGGAAAACCAGGACCGCATAAAATTCAAGGAATTGGTGCAGGGTTTGTTCCAGAAGTGTTGGATACAAAAATCTATGATGAAATTGCTTTGGTCACGAATGACGAGGCGTATGATACAGCAAGACGTGCAGCGCGTGAAGAAGGAATTCTAGGTGGGGTTTCATCTGGAGCAGCCATTTTCGTAGCACTGCAAGCGGCGAAGAAGCTAGGTAAAGGGAAGAAAGTTGTGGCGATTCTTCCATCGAACGGTGAGCGCTATTTGAGTACACCACTTTATCAATTCGACGAAGAGTAA